A single genomic interval of Apis cerana isolate GH-2021 linkage group LG2, AcerK_1.0, whole genome shotgun sequence harbors:
- the LOC108002749 gene encoding proton channel OtopLc isoform X7, producing the protein MRESWPGLPVALPSPASPSAVIVSPETLSRHSSSSPSRAHRPPQFALALPCSSQPISAVCYPAPTFLDVSEDRKWKKLGCDALASTFSALYGKLLVVMGIAFPMAEVISTYIPPSFYEGFYLYLYFGSMIFLVYMYATLLRDGKPKSKEKRKDVCDLDSSRSSSGAGGDSDAADTTCPHVTTVRPAQHYGSFYLRMGAVAFGIGSMIYSGLEFGQYFELEQNTKCHNIMLALTPATRMAFIFIQMYFIFLNNEQMKVYRHRVVARFGLMHMIGTNLSVWLSVLVQETKHEILTFYNPENNSLRISHRLGAKSNLAVHNHYHHGEQHLRLPRGLKGPHHMFECRRTNIMGSLVQDASPFLFPCTIEYSLICAAILYVMWKNISKAAFSQPKTPPGSRHHAHAYRKSPHHYSVDCARAHKGLFVGILILVLTIISLILFFVLISRPELVSFAVTEVNVCELTLYGMSTMATLIGMFQMRKLRYDGNRNLELDNILLVAAQTGMFIYSTFTIIGAQFTLAKHTVLVLVTALASVVQTTFQTIFILDASRRSVATAKQIRRKPGREIVTFLLVTNLAMWAINTLEKSRAESHPVQLHFYGLWAWTIITHVSMPLAIFYRFHSTVCLCEVWKRAYKVKPTYM; encoded by the exons CTGGCCAGGATTGCCGGTTGCGCTGCCGTCACCGGCTTCACCGTCCGCGGTAATCGTTTCACCGGAAACGCTGTCTAGACACAGCAGCAGCTCACCCTCCCGCGCTCACCGGCCACCCCAGTTCGCCTTGGCTCTACCATGCTCCTCGCAACCGATCTCGGCGGTCTGCTATCCGGCGCCTACCTTCCTCGACGTCTCCGAGGACCGCAAGTGGAAGAAGCTCGGATG CGACGCCCTTGCGTCGACTTTTAGCGCTCTCTACGGGAAGCTGTTGGTCGTAATGGGAATCGCCTTTCCCATGGCCGAAGTAATATCCACCTACATACCGCCGTCGTTCTACGAAGGGTTCTACCTTTACCTCTACTTCGGCAGCATGATCTTCCTCGTCTACATGTACGCCACGTTGCTCCGCGATGGCAAACCGAAGTCAA aagagaaacgaaaggaCGTGTGCGACCTGGACTCGTCGCGCTCGTCGAGCGGCGCCGGTGGCGACAGCGACGCCGCGGACACCACGTGCCCCCACGTGACTACCGTCAGACCGGCCCAACACTACGGCAGCTTTTATCTGAGGATGGGCGCCGTTGCGTTCGGGATCGGTTCCATGATCTACTCGGGCCTCGAGTTCGGCCAGTACTTCGAGCTCGAGCAGAACACCAAGTGCCACAACATCATGCTCGCCCTCACGCCGGCCACCAGGATGGCGTTCATCTTCATAcagatgtattttatatttctcaacAACGAG CAAATGAAAGTTTATCGTCATCGGGTGGTGGCGCGCTTTGGACTGATGCACATGATCGGGACGAATCTGTCGGTCTGGTTGAGCGTCCTTGTACAGGAAACGAAACACGAGATTTTGACGTTCTACAACCCGGAGAACAACTCGTTAAGGATCTCCCACAGATTAG GCGCGAAGAGCAATCTCGCGGTGCACAACCACTACCACCACGGGGAACAACACCTGAGGCTTCCAAGGGGGCTTAAAGGGCCCCATCACATGTTCGAGTGTCGAAGAACGAACATAATGGGATCGTTAGTCCAGGACGCCAGCCCGTTCCTCTTCCCTTGCACGATCGAGTACAGCTTGATCTGCGCCGCGATCCTCTACGTGATGTGGAAGAACATATCCAAGGCTGCCTTCTCCCAGCCCAAGACTCCGCCCGGGTCCCGCCATCACGCGCACGCTTACAG GAAATCGCCCCACCATTACAGCGTGGACTGCGCCCGCGCCCACAAGGGCCTGTTCGTCGGCATCTTGATCCTGGTGCTGACGATCATCTCCCTGATCCTGTTCTTCGTCCTGATATCGCGTCCAGAATTGGTCAGCTTCGCCGTGACCGAGGTGAACGTGTGCGAATTGACCCTGTACGGGATGTCGACGATGGCAACGCTGATAGGGATGTTCCAGATGAGGAAGCTGCGCTACGACGGGAACAGGAACTTGGAATTGGACAACATTCTGTTGGTCGCTGCCCAGACGGGGATGTTCATCTACTCGACGTTCACGATAATCGGCGCCCAATTCACCCTTGCCAAGCACACGGTGCTGGTGCTGGTGACGGCCCTCGCGAGCGTCGTGCAGACAACCTTCCAGACCATCTTCATTCTGGACGCGTCGAGGCGATCCGTGGCAACCGCGAAGCAGATCAGAAGGAAGCCGGGAAGGGAGATCGTCACGTTCCTCCTTGTCACGAATCTGGCCATGTGGGCCATCAACACCCTGGAGAAGTCGAGGGCCGAGTCGCATCCGGTCCAGCTGCACTTCTACGGGCTCTGGGCGTGGACGATCATCACCCACGTCTCGATGCCGTTGGCGATATTCTACAGGTTCCACAGCACCGTCTGCTTGTGCGAGGTCTGGAAAAGAGCGTACAAGGTGAAACCTACCTACATGTGA